From Leopardus geoffroyi isolate Oge1 chromosome B4, O.geoffroyi_Oge1_pat1.0, whole genome shotgun sequence, a single genomic window includes:
- the GARIN6 gene encoding protein FAM71C, which yields MNSQFKLPHYTAQSSPAMGMFNTSMGKLQQQLYKGEYSIFKYAPMFESDFIQVSKKGEVIDVHNRARMVTVGIVRTSPHLTLPDVMLLARPAAMCDDYNRYGPATPEKGYKPSQILELTRLLPLKFVTISIHNGKKQQLHLKLATGRSFYLQLCPPSNTRDLFVHWENLVYILRPPVEAYSGSQAIPVGNTLDITGFEEKNKSPGANVIHVYGRDQDQVGIKSLHMNPTVFGTTYYGYAGEE from the exons ATGAACAGCCAATTTAAGTTACCACATTACACAGCCCAAAGCAGCCCTGCCATGGGTATGTTTAATACCTCCATGGGGAAACTGCAGCAACAACTGTACAAGGGGGAGTATAGTATATTCAAGTATGCACCAATGTTTGAGAGTGACTTTATACAGGTCAGCAAAAAAGGAGAAGTAATTGATGTGCACAACCGTGCCCGAATGGTAACTGTGGGCATCGTTCGCACCAGCCCCCACCTCACACTACCTGATGTCATGCTGCTGGCCCGACCAGCTGCTATGTGTGATGACTATAACAGATATGGCCCTGCCACCCCGGAAAAAGGTTACAAGCCTTCACAGATCTTAGAGCTAACCAGGCTGCTTCCCTTGAAGTTTGTAACGATATCCATCCATAATGGTAAAAAGCAACAGCTCCACCTGAAGCTTGCCACTGGCCGCTCTTTTTACCTTCAGCTGTGTCCCCCTTCCAACACAAGAGATCTTTTTGTCCACTGGGAAAACCTCGTTTACATTCTGAGACCACCAGTAGAGGCTTACAGTGGTTCCCAGGCCATCCCAGTTGGGAACACACTGGACATAACTGGGTTTGAAGAGAAGAACAAGAGCCCAGGG GCAAATGTCATTCATGTCTATGGAAGGGATCAAGATCAAGTTGGCATCAAGAGTCTTCACATGAACCCTACAGTGTTTGGGACCACCTATTATGGTTATGCTGGGGAGGAATGA